A portion of the Gemmatimonadaceae bacterium genome contains these proteins:
- a CDS encoding ABC transporter permease has protein sequence MSFPGEFWRRLVFLLRRDRMAADLEEEMRLHVAMRAESLQRAGVAEGEARLAARRRFGNRTTIQQESHDMWGMIGLEQRAQDLRFAVRGLMRRPALTAVAVLSLALGIGATTALFSATNALLFRSLPYAAPDELMKVTLVKPPRGDRPADDQSVWSYPKFLTFRAAQRVFSELALYGPDRFRVTSGTAESIGAESVSASYLRTLGIAPVLGHDFDRDLDTQFGVSGVTILSYEFWVRRFNGDSLVIGKTIDLNRDPFVIIGVTPPGFRGLTGQADIFVPITVQPATRLTAQSHSFWLVARRAAGVATPQATAEVKRLGVVVNDAHPNDWDKVKWGAASEPLDNARVAPLVRRSVLVLFAAVALVLLITCANVGNLLLGRARARQREMAIRFAMGANRTRVVRLLLTEGLLLALLGGAGGALVAWFGVRALSSLNPATILRVDRPGAVGAITMSSISLDWVALAFAFGVALVIGAAFGLAPAIPITHSSLADALKAGASEAKRGAGHALVGRRVLVIAEFALALILLAGSGLMIRSLGKLLSVDTGFDGHDVLTVRLSVAGDTVKRESVPPLFTEVLERIAALPGVADASLNNCPPLAGACNSTNIRFLDRREVDIANSPSVGIDWASPTWFATMRVPLERGRIFSAADRAGTQQVVVVNEAAVRKFWPNEDPIGKHIELGMGGLKDAEVIGVVGDVRRRADSAATASVYASVYQSPFTDMTLFVRATVDPSSLGGAVRRAIRAVAPSSVLSDMRPMRDRAADATARARFSAVLLTLFAITALLLAAIGIYGVMSLAVATRTREIGIRIALGADGARVQRLIVGEGAALVAIGSALGIAGALATTRVLRALLFDLSPFDPGTYAGVVAILASAALLAVWIPARRASRVDPLSATRVD, from the coding sequence ATGTCGTTCCCTGGTGAGTTCTGGCGGCGCCTCGTGTTTCTCCTGCGCCGAGACCGAATGGCGGCCGATCTCGAAGAGGAGATGCGGCTCCACGTCGCGATGCGCGCGGAGTCGCTCCAACGCGCCGGCGTGGCCGAAGGTGAAGCGCGACTGGCGGCGCGCCGCAGGTTCGGCAACCGGACCACCATCCAGCAAGAGAGTCACGACATGTGGGGAATGATCGGCCTCGAACAGCGCGCGCAGGACCTTCGCTTCGCCGTGAGGGGGCTCATGCGGAGGCCGGCGCTCACGGCCGTCGCCGTACTCTCGCTTGCCCTCGGCATCGGCGCGACAACGGCCCTCTTCAGCGCGACGAACGCGCTCTTGTTTCGCTCCCTGCCGTACGCGGCGCCCGACGAGTTGATGAAAGTCACATTGGTGAAACCGCCGCGAGGCGACCGGCCCGCTGACGACCAGTCGGTCTGGTCGTATCCCAAGTTCCTCACGTTCCGGGCCGCACAACGAGTGTTCTCCGAGCTCGCGCTCTACGGGCCGGACCGGTTCCGAGTGACGAGCGGAACGGCGGAGAGCATCGGGGCGGAGTCCGTCAGCGCCAGCTACCTTCGCACGTTGGGGATTGCGCCCGTCTTGGGCCATGACTTCGATCGCGATCTCGACACGCAGTTCGGCGTGTCCGGAGTGACGATTCTTTCATATGAGTTTTGGGTGCGCCGCTTCAACGGCGACTCTCTGGTCATTGGGAAGACGATTGACCTGAACCGAGATCCGTTCGTGATCATCGGCGTCACACCACCCGGCTTCCGCGGCCTGACCGGGCAAGCCGACATCTTCGTCCCCATCACGGTCCAGCCGGCGACGAGACTCACCGCACAGTCGCACAGCTTCTGGCTTGTCGCGCGTCGCGCGGCGGGTGTCGCCACCCCGCAAGCCACCGCGGAGGTCAAGCGGCTTGGCGTTGTAGTGAACGACGCTCATCCCAACGACTGGGACAAGGTGAAGTGGGGCGCGGCTTCGGAGCCGCTCGACAACGCGCGTGTCGCTCCGCTCGTCAGACGCTCCGTGCTGGTGCTCTTCGCCGCAGTCGCGCTCGTGCTGTTGATCACCTGCGCCAATGTTGGCAACCTGCTCCTGGGCCGCGCTCGAGCACGGCAGCGCGAAATGGCTATCCGCTTCGCGATGGGCGCGAATCGCACGCGCGTTGTGCGCCTTCTGCTCACGGAGGGATTGCTCCTCGCACTCCTTGGCGGCGCGGGCGGCGCGCTGGTCGCGTGGTTCGGCGTGCGCGCACTCTCGTCCCTGAACCCGGCGACGATTCTCCGTGTCGACCGGCCCGGCGCGGTCGGTGCGATCACAATGTCCTCAATCTCTTTGGATTGGGTTGCGCTGGCGTTCGCCTTCGGCGTTGCGCTCGTCATTGGCGCCGCCTTCGGACTTGCTCCTGCAATCCCCATAACGCATTCCTCTCTCGCGGATGCGCTGAAGGCTGGCGCCTCCGAGGCGAAGCGCGGCGCCGGTCACGCGCTGGTCGGGCGGCGCGTATTGGTGATCGCGGAGTTCGCGCTTGCTCTCATCCTGCTTGCCGGTTCGGGTTTGATGATCCGAAGCCTCGGCAAGTTGCTTTCGGTGGATACGGGATTCGACGGGCACGACGTGCTCACCGTTCGCCTCAGCGTCGCCGGCGACACGGTCAAACGCGAATCGGTGCCTCCGCTCTTCACGGAAGTTCTCGAGCGCATCGCGGCCCTGCCGGGCGTTGCCGACGCGTCACTCAACAACTGCCCGCCGCTCGCCGGAGCGTGCAACTCGACCAACATCCGCTTCCTCGACCGCCGCGAGGTGGATATCGCAAACAGCCCGAGCGTGGGCATAGACTGGGCATCGCCCACATGGTTCGCGACGATGCGCGTTCCGCTCGAACGCGGCCGCATCTTCAGTGCGGCGGACCGCGCAGGCACGCAGCAGGTGGTAGTCGTGAACGAAGCGGCCGTTCGAAAATTCTGGCCGAACGAGGATCCGATTGGAAAGCACATCGAGCTTGGGATGGGCGGCCTGAAGGACGCCGAAGTGATCGGTGTCGTCGGCGACGTGCGCCGGCGCGCGGACTCCGCGGCCACCGCGAGCGTCTACGCGTCGGTCTACCAGTCGCCGTTCACGGATATGACGCTCTTCGTTCGCGCGACGGTCGATCCGTCGTCGCTCGGTGGAGCGGTGCGCCGCGCGATTCGCGCTGTCGCGCCCTCCTCGGTCCTGTCAGATATGCGGCCGATGCGTGACCGCGCGGCCGACGCCACGGCACGGGCGCGCTTCAGTGCCGTGCTGTTGACGTTGTTCGCGATCACGGCCCTGCTGCTTGCTGCAATCGGCATCTACGGAGTCATGTCGTTGGCGGTCGCGACGCGCACTCGCGAAATTGGAATTCGCATTGCGTTGGGGGCGGATGGCGCGCGGGTGCAGCGACTCATCGTAGGCGAAGGCGCGGCCCTCGTAGCAATCGGCAGTGCCCTCGGGATCGCCGGTGCCCTCGCGACGACGCGAGTGTTACGGGCGTTGCTGTTCGACCTCTCGCCGTTCGACCCCGGCACGTACGCCGGAGTCGTCGCGATTCTTGCGAGCGCCGCACTGCTTGCGGTTTGGATTCCGGCGCGACGTGCATCACGCGTGGACCCATTATCAGCGACGCGGGTCGATTGA
- a CDS encoding L,D-transpeptidase: MFTHRTGRTRAKSVLAIALVLMLAALCGLSAQAPLAVSPAAAERMAKHASGFRIVVSLAERRLWVIEADGDTVRSSSVAIGVGTRLRYRGQKWKFDTPRGERRVIAKDSGPVWVPPEWFYVQTAEENDLKLAKIDAGRGIVLADGRRLEIQNGVVGVSSDSIAFDALPIDEHIVFDETLYMPPIGTQNRRVVGALGRYRLDLGEGYLLHGTPDKQSIGTAATHGCIRLGDDDIKWLYDNVPVGARIYIY; the protein is encoded by the coding sequence ATGTTCACGCATCGAACGGGACGAACGCGCGCGAAGTCGGTGCTCGCCATCGCGCTGGTGCTCATGCTCGCCGCGCTGTGCGGTCTCAGCGCGCAGGCGCCGCTGGCAGTCTCACCGGCCGCGGCGGAGCGCATGGCGAAGCACGCATCGGGATTCCGCATCGTCGTGTCGCTCGCCGAGCGGCGGCTCTGGGTGATCGAGGCTGACGGAGACACGGTGCGTTCGTCGAGCGTCGCGATCGGCGTCGGCACGAGGCTGCGCTATCGCGGGCAGAAGTGGAAGTTCGACACGCCGCGCGGCGAGCGACGAGTGATCGCGAAAGATTCCGGGCCGGTGTGGGTGCCGCCCGAATGGTTCTACGTGCAGACGGCGGAAGAGAATGATCTCAAGCTCGCGAAGATTGACGCGGGGCGGGGGATCGTGCTCGCGGATGGCCGCCGACTCGAGATCCAGAATGGCGTCGTGGGCGTGTCGAGCGACAGCATTGCGTTCGACGCGCTACCAATCGATGAGCACATCGTGTTCGACGAAACCTTGTACATGCCGCCGATCGGCACGCAGAACCGCCGGGTCGTCGGTGCGCTCGGGAGGTATCGTCTCGACCTCGGCGAGGGGTACTTGTTGCACGGCACACCGGACAAGCAGAGCATCGGGACCGCCGCCACGCACGGCTGCATCCGTCTCGGCGACGATGATATCAAGTGGCTGTAC